In Rahnella variigena, one DNA window encodes the following:
- the ilvA gene encoding threonine ammonia-lyase, biosynthetic: MAVSQPLPDQPCGAEYLRAVLRAPVYEVAQVTPLQVMEKISSRLGNTILVKREDRQAVHSFKLRGAYSMIASLTEEQAARGVVTASAGNHAQGVALSATKKGIKSLIVMPVATADIKVDAVRNFGGEVLLHGANFDEAKAKAITLSQEQGMTFVPPFDHPAVIAGQGTLAMELLQQDAHLDRVFVPVGGGGLAAGVAVLIKQLMPQIQVIGVEAEDSACLRAAMDAGEPVDLARVGLFAEGVAVKRIGNETFRLCREYLDDVITVDSDSICAAVKDLFEDVRAIAEPSGALALAGLKKYVQQHNIQGERLAHVLSGANVNFHGLRYVSERCELGEQREALLAVTIPERKGSFLKFCQLLGGRSVTEFNYRYADADNACIFVGVRLTRGHAERQEIIDELNHDGYQVVDLSDDEMAKLHVRYMVGGRPTKPLRERLYSFEFPESPGALLKFLHTLGTHWNISLFHYRSHGTDFGRVLAAFELNEEEPEFEQNLSALGYDCHNESDNPAFRFFLAG, translated from the coding sequence ATGGCGGTATCACAACCTCTACCCGACCAGCCGTGCGGCGCAGAATATCTGCGTGCCGTGCTGCGTGCGCCGGTTTATGAAGTCGCGCAGGTGACGCCTTTGCAGGTCATGGAAAAGATCTCTTCCCGGCTGGGTAATACCATTCTGGTGAAGAGGGAGGATCGTCAGGCCGTCCACAGTTTTAAACTGCGCGGTGCGTATTCGATGATTGCCAGCCTGACCGAAGAGCAGGCCGCACGCGGCGTCGTCACGGCGTCAGCGGGCAATCACGCACAGGGCGTCGCATTGTCGGCGACCAAAAAAGGCATCAAATCTCTGATTGTGATGCCGGTGGCGACAGCCGATATCAAAGTGGATGCCGTGCGTAATTTTGGCGGCGAAGTGCTGCTGCATGGCGCGAATTTCGATGAGGCAAAAGCCAAAGCGATTACGCTGTCGCAGGAACAGGGCATGACGTTTGTGCCACCGTTCGACCATCCGGCGGTGATCGCCGGACAAGGCACGCTGGCGATGGAACTGCTGCAACAGGATGCGCATCTCGATCGCGTATTCGTACCCGTCGGTGGTGGCGGTCTGGCTGCCGGTGTGGCGGTGCTTATCAAACAGCTGATGCCGCAGATTCAGGTGATCGGCGTTGAAGCCGAAGATTCAGCCTGTCTGCGCGCGGCAATGGACGCCGGTGAACCGGTGGATCTGGCGCGTGTCGGGTTGTTCGCAGAAGGCGTGGCGGTGAAGCGCATCGGCAACGAAACCTTCCGTCTGTGTCGCGAATATCTCGATGACGTGATCACTGTCGACAGCGATTCCATCTGCGCCGCAGTGAAAGATTTGTTCGAAGACGTCCGTGCAATTGCTGAACCTTCCGGCGCGCTGGCGCTGGCGGGACTGAAGAAATACGTGCAGCAGCACAACATTCAGGGCGAGCGTCTGGCGCATGTGCTTTCCGGCGCAAACGTGAATTTCCACGGTCTGCGTTATGTATCAGAACGCTGCGAGCTGGGCGAGCAACGCGAAGCCCTGCTGGCGGTGACCATTCCTGAGCGCAAAGGCAGCTTCCTGAAATTCTGTCAGCTGCTGGGTGGCCGTTCGGTGACGGAGTTTAACTACCGTTATGCCGATGCGGACAACGCCTGCATTTTTGTGGGTGTGCGTCTGACGCGCGGGCATGCAGAGCGTCAGGAAATCATCGACGAACTGAATCACGACGGTTATCAGGTTGTGGATTTGTCCGACGATGAAATGGCGAAACTTCACGTGCGTTACATGGTGGGCGGGCGTCCGACCAAGCCTCTGCGCGAGCGGCTTTACAGCTTTGAATTCCCGGAATCCCCGGGTGCCTTGCTGAAATTCCTGCACACGCTGGGCACGCACTGGAATATTTCGCTGTTCCATTACCGCAGCCATGGCACCGATTTTGGTCGCGTGCTGGCGGCGTTTGAGCTGAACGAAGAAGAGCCGGAGTTCGAACAGAACCTGTCGGCGCTGGGCTATGACTGTCACAACGAAAGTGATAATCCGGCGTTCCGCTTCTTCTTAGCGGGCTAG
- a CDS encoding branched-chain amino acid transaminase: MTKKADYIWFNGEMVPWAEAKVHVMSHALHYGTSVFEGVRCYDSHKGPVVFRHREHMQRLRDSAKIYRMPVSQSVDELMEACRETLRKNNLVSAYIRPLVFVGDVGMGVNPPDGYKTDVIIAAFPWGAYLGEEALEQGIDAMVSSWNRVAANTIPTAAKAGGNYLSSLLVGSEARRHGYQEGIALDVHGYVSEGAGENLFEVKDGILFTPPFTSSALPGITRDAIIKLAKDMGLEVREQVLSRESLYLADEVFMSGTAAEITPVRSVDGIQVGIGKRGPVTKQIQDAFFGLFTGKTEDKWGWLDPINPQ, translated from the coding sequence ATGACGAAGAAAGCTGATTACATTTGGTTCAATGGCGAGATGGTTCCGTGGGCAGAAGCGAAGGTTCACGTCATGTCACACGCACTGCATTACGGCACGTCCGTATTTGAAGGCGTGCGTTGCTACGACTCCCATAAAGGCCCGGTCGTATTCCGTCACCGTGAACACATGCAGCGTCTGCGCGATTCCGCAAAAATCTACCGTATGCCGGTTTCCCAGAGCGTGGATGAGCTGATGGAAGCTTGCCGCGAGACTCTGCGCAAAAATAATCTGGTCAGCGCGTATATTCGTCCGCTGGTCTTTGTCGGCGATGTGGGTATGGGCGTTAACCCGCCGGACGGCTACAAAACTGACGTGATCATCGCCGCTTTCCCGTGGGGCGCGTATCTGGGTGAAGAAGCGCTGGAACAGGGTATCGACGCGATGGTGTCTTCCTGGAACCGCGTTGCCGCCAACACCATTCCAACTGCCGCGAAAGCCGGTGGTAACTACCTGTCCTCATTGCTGGTCGGCAGCGAAGCACGTCGCCACGGTTATCAGGAAGGTATCGCGCTGGACGTTCACGGTTATGTCTCTGAAGGCGCAGGCGAAAACCTGTTTGAAGTGAAAGACGGCATTCTGTTTACACCTCCGTTCACCTCTTCCGCCCTGCCGGGTATCACCCGTGACGCGATTATTAAACTGGCGAAAGACATGGGACTGGAAGTTCGTGAACAAGTTCTGTCCCGTGAATCCCTGTATCTGGCTGACGAAGTCTTCATGTCCGGTACTGCCGCAGAAATCACGCCAGTTCGCAGCGTCGACGGCATTCAGGTCGGCATCGGCAAACGTGGTCCGGTCACCAAACAAATTCAGGATGCGTTCTTCGGCCTGTTCACCGGCAAAACCGAAGATAAATGGGGTTGGTTGGATCCAATCAACCCACAGTAA
- the ilvD gene encoding dihydroxy-acid dehydratase, which produces MPKYRSHTTTHGRNMAGARALWRATGMTDNDFGKPIIAVVNSFTQFVPGHVHLRDLGKLVAEQIEASGGVAKEFNTIAVDDGIAMGHGGMLYSLPSRELIADSVEYMVNAHCADAMVCISNCDKITPGMLMASLRLNIPVIFVSGGPMEAGKTKLSDKIIKLDLVDAMIQGANPNVSDADSEQIERSACPTCGSCSGMFTANSMNCLTEALGLSQPGNGSLLATHADRRDLFLNAGRRIVELTKRYYEKDDESALPRNIASKAAFENAMILDIAMGGSTNTVLHLLAAAQEGEIDFDMTDIDRLSRKVPHLCKVAPSTQKYHMEDVHRAGGVLAILGELDRANLLNRDVKNILGLTLNQTLDQYDIMLTKDEAVKKMFRAGPAGIRTTQAFSQDCRWDTLDDDRAEGCIRSLEHAFSKDGGLAVLYGNIAEAGSIVKTAGVDESNLTFRGPAKVYESQDDAVSAILGGKVVSGDVVVIRYEGPKGGPGMQEMLYPTTYLKSMGLGKECALITDGRFSGGTSGLSIGHVSPEAGSGGLIALVEDGDIIDIDIPNRKMVLDVPAAELAARHEAELARGDKAWTPKNRERVVSLALRAYALLATSADKGAVRDKSKLGG; this is translated from the coding sequence ATGCCTAAGTACCGTTCCCACACCACGACACATGGCCGCAACATGGCTGGCGCCCGCGCTTTATGGCGTGCCACCGGCATGACGGATAACGATTTCGGCAAACCGATTATTGCCGTCGTCAACTCATTCACCCAGTTCGTACCGGGCCACGTGCATTTGCGCGATCTGGGTAAACTGGTTGCCGAGCAAATCGAAGCATCCGGCGGCGTGGCGAAAGAGTTCAACACTATCGCCGTGGATGACGGGATCGCCATGGGTCATGGCGGCATGCTGTATTCACTGCCTTCTCGCGAGCTGATCGCGGACTCCGTGGAATACATGGTTAACGCGCACTGCGCCGATGCCATGGTCTGTATTTCCAACTGCGACAAAATCACCCCGGGAATGCTGATGGCCTCACTGCGCCTGAACATTCCGGTGATCTTTGTTTCCGGCGGTCCGATGGAAGCCGGTAAAACCAAACTGTCAGACAAAATCATCAAACTCGACCTGGTCGATGCAATGATTCAGGGCGCAAACCCGAACGTCAGCGATGCCGACAGCGAACAAATCGAGCGTTCTGCCTGTCCGACCTGCGGTTCCTGTTCCGGTATGTTTACTGCCAACTCGATGAACTGTCTGACCGAAGCGCTGGGTCTGTCTCAGCCGGGCAACGGTTCATTGCTGGCAACGCACGCCGATCGCCGGGATTTGTTCCTGAACGCCGGTCGCCGTATCGTTGAGCTGACCAAACGTTATTACGAAAAAGACGATGAAAGCGCATTGCCGCGCAACATCGCCAGCAAAGCCGCATTCGAAAACGCCATGATCCTGGATATCGCGATGGGCGGCTCGACTAACACCGTTCTTCACCTGCTGGCTGCCGCGCAGGAAGGCGAAATCGACTTCGACATGACCGACATCGACCGTCTGTCACGCAAAGTCCCGCACCTGTGTAAAGTTGCGCCGAGCACACAGAAATACCACATGGAAGACGTTCACCGGGCCGGTGGCGTGCTGGCTATTCTGGGCGAACTGGATCGCGCCAATCTTCTGAACCGCGACGTGAAAAACATTCTTGGCCTGACCCTGAACCAGACGCTGGATCAGTACGACATCATGCTGACCAAAGACGAAGCGGTGAAAAAAATGTTCCGCGCCGGTCCGGCAGGTATCCGTACTACCCAGGCGTTCTCACAGGATTGCCGCTGGGATACGCTCGATGACGACCGCGCCGAAGGTTGTATCCGTTCTCTGGAACATGCCTTCAGCAAAGACGGCGGTCTGGCCGTGCTTTACGGCAACATCGCCGAAGCGGGCAGCATCGTTAAAACCGCAGGCGTGGATGAATCCAACCTGACTTTCCGTGGTCCGGCCAAAGTTTACGAAAGCCAGGATGATGCCGTTTCCGCGATCCTCGGCGGCAAAGTGGTTTCCGGCGATGTGGTAGTTATCCGTTACGAAGGGCCGAAAGGCGGGCCGGGGATGCAGGAAATGCTGTATCCGACCACCTATCTGAAATCCATGGGTCTGGGCAAAGAGTGTGCGCTGATCACCGACGGTCGTTTCTCCGGCGGTACCTCCGGTCTGTCCATCGGCCACGTTTCTCCGGAAGCGGGCAGCGGCGGCCTGATTGCGCTGGTGGAGGATGGCGACATCATCGACATCGATATTCCAAACCGCAAAATGGTGCTGGACGTTCCTGCGGCGGAACTGGCAGCGCGTCACGAAGCCGAACTGGCGCGTGGCGACAAAGCCTGGACGCCGAAAAACCGTGAACGTGTGGTTTCTCTGGCGCTGCGTGCTTACGCATTGCTGGCAACCAGCGCGGACAAAGGCGCAGTACGCGACAAGTCTAAGCTGGGAGGCTGA